From a single Calothrix sp. NIES-2098 genomic region:
- a CDS encoding two-component response regulator, producing MTLEEAIEWVDSTLESKTGKHLTVPEKGILKAAWENETYSAVADSLYMSVGHIKDLASLLWKRLSDLLEEKVTKNNFRYLLLERSAAAKNVSQEIEKSDTYQTEDPKGNILIVDDLIENLHFLNDILTKQGYKVRSVTNGNMALRTIRNNPPDVILLDIKMPDIDGYQVCSILKAEEEISDIPIIFLSALNEVFDKVKAFEVGGVDYITKPFQTEEVIARIQTHLTLQQQKAQLRQEIEKHQQTAEILYQSRAILASLLNSSRDGIAAMQAVRDMVTGEIEDFRYLLVNPVFAKILGRKREELTNNLGQKQLLNQLIPGFFQQLVQVVETGESLEQEFVWETNLQKKCYELIAVKLGDGFSMTIRKVKDYMDLGEEGIWKNAQLNYQR from the coding sequence ATGACTCTTGAAGAAGCAATCGAATGGGTAGACTCGACCCTAGAATCCAAAACAGGTAAACACCTGACTGTCCCAGAAAAAGGAATCCTCAAAGCTGCTTGGGAAAACGAAACATACAGCGCTGTTGCGGATAGCCTATACATGAGTGTAGGGCATATTAAAGATTTAGCCTCCCTATTATGGAAACGCCTTTCAGACTTACTCGAAGAAAAAGTAACTAAGAACAACTTTCGCTATTTACTTTTAGAACGAAGCGCCGCCGCCAAAAATGTCTCTCAAGAAATCGAAAAAAGCGACACCTATCAAACTGAAGACCCCAAAGGCAATATTTTAATTGTTGATGACCTCATTGAAAACCTGCATTTTTTAAACGATATTTTAACCAAACAGGGGTACAAAGTTCGCAGTGTAACCAATGGTAATATGGCATTAAGAACTATCCGCAACAATCCCCCGGATGTAATTTTACTTGATATCAAAATGCCAGATATCGATGGCTATCAAGTCTGCTCAATTCTGAAAGCTGAGGAAGAAATTTCAGATATTCCGATTATTTTTCTCAGTGCATTAAACGAAGTTTTTGATAAAGTCAAAGCTTTTGAAGTTGGGGGAGTAGATTATATTACCAAACCATTTCAAACCGAAGAAGTCATCGCTCGCATTCAAACTCACCTAACTTTGCAACAGCAAAAAGCCCAGCTGCGACAAGAAATTGAGAAACATCAACAAACCGCAGAAATTCTCTACCAATCTCGCGCCATTCTCGCCAGTTTGTTGAATAGTTCCAGAGATGGAATTGCTGCTATGCAAGCGGTGAGGGATATGGTAACTGGAGAAATTGAAGATTTTCGCTATTTATTAGTTAATCCTGTATTTGCTAAAATCTTGGGTAGGAAACGAGAAGAATTGACTAATAATTTAGGGCAGAAACAACTCTTGAACCAACTCATTCCCGGATTTTTTCAGCAGTTAGTACAGGTAGTTGAAACAGGAGAATCCCTGGAGCAAGAATTTGTTTGGGAAACCAACCTGCAAAAAAAATGCTATGAATTGATAGCGGTGAAGTTGGGTGATGGCTTTTCGATGACTATACGCAAGGTTAAAGATTATATGGATTTGGGAGAGGAGGGAATATGGAAGAATGCTCAACTAAATTATCAGAGGTAA
- a CDS encoding ECF subfamily RNA polymerase sigma-24 factor, with amino-acid sequence MVVSPAVFSSSERSSSDDVSMTFWQQWQQYRDYLYHCCVKWMGGNPTDAEDALSQAMLKAWQKAQKYAGEIANFKAWLTTLTHNLCVDIHRERSRGANQLEDIKVYPSGEGQGLVYFEDTPESAMETDEKRIVIRRAIDNLPTRLRETFILHFYQELSHQEIVEQQGISYQNVCKRISQARAILREELKEYFIGEEGTGTDLSVPATATESEIGEIFQENAGVEAGAGETVTLSVVVEEVEIVVDEESIEVVRDVPHSESVKVAATSERKLEVRSDGCRWVEVALFELLLPPILALAQLVGKGWGGVLRSSRSPPRYHFPYFQSLVNYLIDRPLA; translated from the coding sequence ATGGTAGTTTCTCCAGCAGTTTTCTCCTCATCAGAGCGTAGTAGTTCTGATGATGTAAGTATGACTTTTTGGCAGCAATGGCAACAGTATCGAGATTATCTTTATCATTGCTGCGTCAAGTGGATGGGTGGAAACCCAACGGATGCTGAAGACGCGCTCAGTCAGGCGATGCTGAAAGCTTGGCAGAAGGCGCAAAAGTATGCGGGGGAAATTGCTAATTTTAAGGCATGGCTGACAACACTGACTCATAATCTCTGTGTGGATATTCATCGAGAACGCAGTCGGGGGGCGAATCAGCTTGAGGATATAAAAGTTTACCCATCTGGTGAGGGGCAAGGACTGGTTTACTTTGAGGATACGCCAGAGAGTGCAATGGAGACTGACGAGAAAAGGATTGTGATTCGTCGTGCTATTGATAATTTACCGACAAGGCTGCGCGAGACGTTTATTCTGCACTTTTATCAAGAACTGTCACATCAAGAAATAGTAGAACAGCAGGGAATTTCTTACCAGAATGTCTGTAAGCGCATCTCCCAGGCGCGGGCTATTCTGCGTGAGGAGTTGAAGGAATATTTTATCGGAGAGGAGGGGACTGGTACAGATTTATCGGTTCCAGCGACTGCAACAGAGTCTGAAATAGGGGAAATCTTCCAGGAGAATGCGGGTGTTGAAGCGGGAGCAGGCGAGACGGTGACTTTATCCGTTGTAGTGGAGGAAGTGGAGATTGTTGTGGATGAGGAGTCGATTGAGGTAGTGCGTGATGTGCCGCACTCGGAATCGGTGAAGGTTGCGGCGACTTCTGAAAGGAAGTTAGAAGTAAGGAGTGATGGTTGTCGGTGGGTTGAGGTGGCGCTGTTTGAATTGCTGCTACCACCGATTTTGGCGTTGGCACAACTGGTGGGGAAAGGGTGGGGAGGAGTTTTGCGATCGTCCCGCTCTCCTCCTCGGTATCATTTTCCCTATTTTCAATCCTTGGTCAACTATCTAATAGATAGACCTCTTGCGTGA
- a CDS encoding polysaccharide deacetylase, with amino-acid sequence MKVALTFDDGPNNTESRTNDGKRNCDVTNHLLDALKQTGVVATFFVVGNNVKKCGDCISKMIKEGHLVGNHTRSHWSGNGNGMYSHTSHDASAILSDIEGCNKDVYKFALEGELKREYTPRFFRCPEGKYGKEIEEACKKTGMVNVGKYDLFAKEPYHVGWSSDDNSWKSEITAEQIQNLVTGTLRDAGDKDLVILSHDHYANHSQAWTAEFIRKIKNDYNIQFVRIDELVGKRDNLEAGEYLLPGQAIESLDGKYRLVFQRDTNLVLYLEGGASANAKWATGQIGGVGEKATLTDQGEIEISNKSGLLKKFSFPHEGGEWKAGSRLVVDNNGKFKYQTL; translated from the coding sequence ATGAAAGTAGCACTAACATTTGATGATGGTCCTAATAATACGGAGAGTAGGACTAACGATGGTAAAAGAAATTGTGATGTTACAAATCACCTACTGGATGCGTTGAAACAAACAGGAGTAGTGGCGACCTTTTTTGTAGTGGGAAACAATGTAAAGAAATGCGGTGATTGTATATCAAAGATGATCAAGGAGGGACATTTAGTGGGAAATCATACTCGGTCTCACTGGTCGGGCAATGGAAATGGTATGTATTCTCATACTTCTCACGACGCTAGCGCAATACTAAGTGATATAGAAGGATGCAATAAAGATGTATATAAATTTGCCTTAGAAGGAGAATTGAAAAGGGAGTACACACCAAGATTTTTCCGCTGTCCGGAAGGAAAATACGGTAAGGAGATAGAAGAGGCATGTAAGAAAACAGGCATGGTCAATGTCGGAAAATACGATCTATTCGCAAAAGAACCTTATCACGTAGGATGGAGTAGTGATGATAATAGTTGGAAGTCGGAAATTACTGCTGAACAGATACAAAACTTGGTAACAGGCACTTTAAGGGATGCTGGTGACAAAGATCTGGTAATATTATCACACGATCATTATGCAAATCATAGTCAAGCATGGACAGCCGAATTCATCAGAAAAATCAAAAATGATTATAATATTCAGTTTGTCAGAATAGATGAATTAGTAGGTAAGAGAGACAATCTGGAAGCAGGTGAATATTTACTGCCAGGACAGGCAATCGAATCATTGGACGGAAAATACAGATTGGTATTTCAGCGCGACACAAATCTAGTTTTATACTTGGAGGGAGGTGCGAGCGCGAATGCAAAGTGGGCAACTGGCCAGATCGGAGGAGTTGGAGAAAAAGCGACTTTGACAGATCAGGGTGAAATCGAGATAAGTAATAAGAGTGGGCTTTTAAAGAAATTTTCCTTTCCTCATGAAGGAGGCGAATGGAAGGCAGGAAGTAGACTGGTAGTGGACAATAATGGAAAATTCAAATATCAGACATTATAG
- the xisI_1 gene encoding fdxN element excision controlling factor protein: protein MEGVTDKLTNYQQIVQQLLMGYAEVKPAYGEIEVETIFDTQRNHYQIVHLGWQHKRWVHDCVIHLDIRNEKIWIFYNSTEHDIATDLVALGVPKQDIVLGFHPPFIREMSDYAVG from the coding sequence ATGGAAGGAGTGACGGATAAATTAACTAACTATCAGCAAATAGTGCAGCAATTGTTGATGGGTTATGCAGAAGTTAAGCCAGCTTACGGTGAAATTGAGGTTGAAACTATCTTTGATACGCAGCGAAATCACTATCAAATTGTGCATCTAGGTTGGCAGCATAAGCGCTGGGTGCATGATTGTGTAATACATCTTGATATCCGTAATGAGAAAATCTGGATTTTTTACAATTCAACGGAGCATGATATCGCAACAGATTTAGTCGCTTTGGGCGTACCAAAACAAGATATTGTGCTAGGTTTTCATCCTCCTTTCATTCGGGAGATGAGTGACTATGCAGTGGGCTAA
- a CDS encoding transposase — MKTNLKTNARSHVILFSSDLTLSYEKIIDYYKLRFQIEFNFRDAKQFWGLEDFMNLGQTAVTNAANLSFFMVNLSHYLLAQFRQDNPGFGIVDLKAYCRGFRYVREMLKMLPEQPEPILLAQIFAKLTSLGRIHNVSTAVEPSSID; from the coding sequence GTGAAAACCAATCTCAAAACTAATGCACGCAGTCACGTAATTCTATTTTCTAGTGACCTAACTTTGTCATATGAGAAGATCATCGACTATTACAAACTGCGTTTCCAAATCGAATTTAATTTTCGAGATGCCAAACAATTTTGGGGATTGGAAGATTTTATGAATCTCGGACAAACTGCGGTGACTAACGCTGCTAATCTTTCTTTTTTCATGGTCAATTTGTCCCATTATCTTCTAGCTCAGTTCCGTCAAGATAATCCAGGTTTTGGCATTGTTGATCTTAAGGCTTACTGTCGTGGTTTTCGATATGTTCGTGAAATGTTAAAAATGCTTCCCGAACAGCCTGAGCCTATTTTATTAGCCCAGATTTTTGCCAAGCTTACCTCTCTTGGTCGTATTCACAATGTTTCTACAGCCGTTGAACCCTCGTCAATTGACTAA
- a CDS encoding Fatty acid desaturase family protein, whose amino-acid sequence MIVSVPPTESSKIAFIYGSNIVKEKYEHYKFSQEITSQIRDLTKLDNWHGLLALFEDYFIILTSILITCHLTWFFYPVTLLLIGSRQRALATLMHESAHGILAKNKSLNWVLGTFCSGYLIFQQMIVYKKSHCFLHHRYLGNPEVDPDFRLYLEAGLYEPLSPRDFLLKHIIQPLLLLKVPRYLVYVVKHRLFSKEGNRQESFIMFAYLLILIDASIWLGFWDKLILFWLVPYITVFQVLGWFIELGEHYPLVGNSTVDLYMTRNRFSPWYEAFFTSMHRENFHLVHHLLPSIPFWNLPKAHLILLTDAKYLRHNSQTGGIFFPANGAPSIVSSFIEYRSVNKAA is encoded by the coding sequence ATGATAGTTTCAGTTCCTCCCACAGAGTCATCAAAAATAGCATTTATTTATGGTAGCAATATTGTGAAAGAAAAGTATGAGCACTATAAATTTTCTCAAGAGATTACCAGCCAGATAAGAGACCTAACTAAACTAGATAATTGGCATGGTCTACTAGCCTTGTTTGAAGACTATTTCATCATCCTTACCAGTATCCTGATTACTTGTCATCTCACATGGTTTTTCTACCCAGTAACGCTTCTGCTAATTGGATCTCGCCAACGAGCTTTAGCCACCCTAATGCATGAGAGCGCTCATGGAATACTAGCTAAAAACAAATCGTTGAACTGGGTACTCGGTACATTCTGCTCCGGCTACCTGATTTTCCAGCAGATGATTGTCTATAAGAAGTCCCACTGCTTCTTGCATCACAGATACTTGGGCAACCCTGAAGTAGACCCCGATTTTAGGCTTTATCTAGAAGCAGGACTGTACGAGCCACTTAGCCCTAGAGACTTTCTCCTGAAGCATATTATCCAGCCCCTGCTGCTGTTAAAAGTACCGCGTTACTTGGTCTATGTAGTTAAGCATAGACTCTTCTCCAAAGAAGGCAACCGTCAAGAAAGTTTCATCATGTTCGCCTATTTACTCATCCTTATTGATGCATCTATCTGGTTGGGATTTTGGGACAAACTAATCTTATTCTGGTTAGTTCCCTACATCACCGTGTTTCAAGTTTTAGGATGGTTCATCGAACTGGGCGAACACTACCCATTGGTGGGAAACAGCACCGTTGATTTATACATGACAAGGAATCGTTTTAGCCCCTGGTATGAAGCATTCTTTACCAGTATGCACCGCGAGAACTTTCACTTAGTCCATCATTTACTGCCCTCTATACCGTTCTGGAATCTACCGAAGGCACACCTCATTCTTCTTACTGATGCTAAGTACCTTCGGCACAACAGCCAAACGGGAGGAATATTTTTTCCCGCAAATGGTGCTCCCAGTATCGTGTCAAGCTTTATTGAATACCGCTCGGTAAACAAAGCAGCATGA
- the aspC gene encoding aspartate aminotransferase has translation MKIVPSLLETWLFKYQNAPYNLGESGVTNLSVGELISLTGCSVEELYQLSLENNDTYGSLGLRKAIASFYEGVTPDSILVTSGTTEAILIYFHVRYQPGANVVVPVPAFHILHEVPSFLGYEVRYLQLRPENNFRLNLEDLSKLVDDKTEVIVLNSPHNPTGVVYSDEEIKAVLELAQKHNAQILSDEHYRFLSHTNNIDILPSLYGRAPNVVSLGSPGKCFGCIGLRIGWLIGSKEVIDACHNFKDYTTHTVCPINDFLAKSALLNWKQILPKYKGWISQNLVQFSNFVEQHSDVIGWVKPDAGTVAFPFFKDKSLKSDLFAQKLVEETGVLVLPGEAFDMPGFFRISFGVNPELLTTALNAFSRILRDYSPSQS, from the coding sequence ATGAAAATAGTACCATCTTTATTGGAAACCTGGTTGTTTAAGTATCAAAATGCTCCCTACAATCTTGGGGAAAGTGGTGTCACGAATCTATCCGTCGGGGAGCTAATCAGTCTGACGGGGTGTTCTGTAGAAGAGTTATACCAGCTTAGTTTGGAAAATAACGACACCTACGGTTCTTTAGGATTAAGAAAAGCGATCGCCTCTTTTTATGAGGGTGTAACTCCTGACTCAATTTTGGTCACATCTGGAACAACCGAAGCCATCTTGATTTATTTTCATGTTCGCTATCAGCCAGGAGCTAATGTAGTAGTTCCCGTACCAGCGTTCCACATCTTGCATGAAGTCCCCAGTTTTCTTGGCTATGAGGTTCGCTATTTACAACTGCGACCAGAAAACAACTTTAGACTGAATCTAGAGGACTTATCAAAATTAGTCGATGACAAAACCGAAGTTATTGTACTCAATAGCCCTCACAATCCTACTGGAGTAGTATACTCTGACGAGGAAATCAAAGCCGTATTAGAGCTAGCCCAAAAGCACAACGCCCAAATCCTTTCTGACGAGCATTATCGCTTCCTTTCACACACTAACAATATCGATATTTTACCCTCTTTGTATGGTAGAGCGCCCAACGTAGTTTCGCTGGGTTCTCCTGGAAAGTGCTTCGGCTGTATTGGTTTACGAATCGGATGGTTGATTGGCTCAAAAGAGGTAATAGACGCTTGCCATAATTTTAAAGATTATACCACTCATACAGTTTGCCCCATCAATGATTTTCTTGCCAAATCTGCCCTGCTCAACTGGAAGCAAATTCTTCCTAAATATAAGGGGTGGATTTCACAGAATTTGGTTCAGTTCAGTAATTTTGTTGAGCAACATAGTGATGTGATAGGTTGGGTTAAGCCAGATGCCGGAACGGTAGCATTTCCCTTTTTCAAGGATAAATCCCTTAAAAGTGACCTATTTGCTCAAAAATTAGTAGAAGAAACTGGGGTATTAGTTCTTCCAGGGGAGGCTTTTGATATGCCAGGTTTCTTTAGGATTAGTTTCGGAGTTAATCCCGAGCTACTTACTACAGCTTTGAATGCTTTTTCACGAATTTTAAGAGACTATTCACCAAGTCAATCTTAA
- a CDS encoding D-alanine--D-alanine ligase → MKPISIYKELPVRNSKLFVWVFMPHRVTEQGLISQLGDETPLYRQELADVFAELDLKWKWQPITLENIHAVVEEVAASANEYIPVVLNYCVGDEDTNYPGTCVYKLLEAKGIASTGADFDSMELSTSKIRMKRAFVEAGVPTAPYEVTADPSRVQGICDRLGTPLIVKPAMSFESRGLSLQSVVHSDEQLSEQVQRLLSGQHGMQFPPDSIFVERFINGSEFTVFLIGSVHQPESIKIYPPVERVFHSSLPETERFLSYERYHGKCEGETPLSPEATLFHCQRVNPTLHDRLCDLAKRAYCAVGGNGFGRVDVRMDKASQQLFVLEVNPNCDITGDRRSSVGKILHLSGTSFAQLMSEIIAATLARTKASCLSLKR, encoded by the coding sequence ATGAAGCCAATATCAATTTATAAGGAATTACCTGTGCGTAACAGTAAGTTATTTGTCTGGGTATTTATGCCTCACCGCGTCACAGAACAAGGGTTAATCAGCCAGCTAGGTGACGAAACTCCGTTGTATCGTCAAGAATTAGCAGATGTCTTTGCAGAGCTTGACTTGAAGTGGAAGTGGCAGCCAATCACCTTGGAAAATATACACGCCGTTGTTGAGGAAGTGGCTGCTTCCGCCAATGAGTACATTCCTGTGGTGCTGAACTATTGCGTTGGGGATGAGGATACCAACTACCCTGGCACTTGCGTTTACAAACTGCTAGAAGCTAAAGGTATCGCTTCTACAGGAGCAGATTTTGACTCTATGGAACTCAGCACATCCAAAATTAGGATGAAGCGTGCCTTTGTTGAAGCGGGTGTACCGACGGCTCCCTATGAAGTTACTGCTGACCCTAGCCGCGTTCAGGGAATTTGCGATCGCCTTGGCACTCCCCTGATTGTCAAACCAGCGATGTCTTTTGAAAGCCGAGGACTTTCTTTACAATCAGTTGTCCACAGCGACGAACAGCTCAGTGAACAGGTTCAGCGATTGCTCTCTGGACAGCACGGAATGCAATTTCCGCCGGACAGCATTTTTGTGGAACGATTTATCAATGGTTCTGAGTTTACGGTCTTCCTAATCGGTTCTGTCCATCAGCCAGAAAGCATCAAAATCTACCCACCTGTGGAACGGGTGTTTCACTCCAGCTTGCCTGAAACCGAACGGTTTTTATCTTACGAGCGCTACCACGGAAAGTGCGAAGGAGAAACTCCCCTGTCACCGGAAGCAACACTCTTTCATTGTCAACGGGTCAATCCAACCTTGCATGACAGGCTTTGCGACTTAGCCAAACGCGCCTACTGTGCAGTTGGTGGTAACGGATTTGGGCGAGTCGATGTGCGGATGGACAAAGCATCCCAACAACTCTTCGTCCTTGAGGTGAATCCTAACTGCGACATCACTGGAGATCGAAGAAGTTCGGTTGGCAAGATTTTGCACCTTTCTGGTACATCGTTTGCACAACTGATGTCAGAAATCATCGCGGCGACATTGGCTCGGACTAAAGCATCTTGTCTATCTTTGAAAAGGTAA
- the ddlB gene encoding D-alanine--D-alanine ligase B — protein sequence MKVCVLQPDYSQSTVEADYKNCEPPRNLSHLLPQYQVDHVFLNKATTYRQLKELKKQGYDIFVNLCTGCLDWDVPSIDVIVALEQLNLPYTGPTFDLYDPGKELMKYVAYIAGVRTPAFVKAETLADVERACQNLQFPLFVKPAASSDSLGIDHQSYVTTKEALQSKVTELIANFGQVLIDEYIPGREFTVLVAANPEDRHSPITYKSLEFVFPEGEQFKTYDLKVRQHHPKRNIPCSDSELDLRLRDAAKKIFLAFNGVGYARFDFRVNEQKEIFFLEVNFNPSIFFEGGAEASADYILKYDEVGASSFLKHIMAEGITRYQRRQKKFKVCGNAISGYGIYAVTDLKAGEIIFQGEEYPKRIVTRDYVQSHWSASEQEEFRQYAVPLSEEVFMFWDENPANWIPQNHSCEPNIGYRGLNIYALKDIAVGEELTVDYATIKNEDFPEFQCQCGSPKCRGIISGTPVNSVTQRQKKLKNLQLKIEVAHSLYLT from the coding sequence ATGAAAGTTTGCGTTCTGCAACCTGACTATTCTCAATCAACAGTAGAAGCAGACTACAAAAACTGCGAACCGCCACGTAACCTCTCTCATTTACTACCACAATACCAGGTAGACCATGTATTTCTTAACAAAGCGACAACGTATCGTCAGCTAAAAGAGTTAAAGAAGCAAGGCTACGATATTTTTGTCAACCTCTGTACGGGATGTTTGGACTGGGATGTTCCCTCTATTGATGTAATCGTTGCCTTGGAGCAGCTTAATTTGCCTTACACGGGTCCGACTTTCGACCTCTACGATCCAGGCAAGGAGTTGATGAAGTATGTTGCTTACATTGCAGGAGTACGCACACCAGCATTTGTGAAAGCTGAAACCTTAGCTGATGTTGAGAGGGCTTGTCAAAACTTACAATTCCCCCTGTTTGTTAAACCAGCAGCCTCATCAGACAGTTTGGGAATTGACCATCAATCTTATGTAACAACAAAAGAGGCATTACAGAGCAAAGTGACTGAACTCATAGCCAACTTTGGTCAAGTTCTGATCGATGAGTATATACCTGGGCGAGAGTTTACAGTCCTTGTGGCTGCTAACCCTGAAGATCGCCACTCTCCGATAACTTATAAATCTCTAGAGTTCGTCTTTCCGGAAGGAGAACAATTTAAAACCTACGATCTGAAGGTGCGACAACATCACCCAAAGCGTAACATTCCTTGTTCCGATTCAGAACTTGACCTCCGCTTGAGAGACGCTGCCAAGAAGATTTTCTTAGCTTTTAACGGTGTTGGCTATGCTCGTTTTGATTTTCGAGTAAATGAGCAAAAAGAAATTTTCTTTCTCGAAGTTAACTTTAACCCTTCAATTTTTTTTGAAGGAGGCGCAGAAGCATCGGCTGACTACATTTTAAAGTATGACGAGGTAGGTGCATCAAGCTTTCTCAAACATATTATGGCGGAAGGTATTACCAGATACCAACGCCGTCAGAAAAAATTTAAAGTATGTGGAAATGCTATTTCTGGCTATGGCATTTATGCGGTGACTGATTTGAAAGCTGGGGAAATTATCTTCCAGGGAGAGGAGTATCCAAAAAGGATTGTTACCCGTGATTATGTCCAATCCCATTGGAGTGCATCAGAGCAAGAAGAGTTTCGGCAATATGCTGTTCCTTTGAGTGAAGAAGTCTTTATGTTTTGGGACGAAAACCCAGCCAACTGGATACCGCAAAACCACTCTTGCGAACCCAATATAGGCTACCGGGGACTCAATATATACGCGCTCAAGGATATTGCAGTAGGAGAAGAGTTAACCGTAGACTACGCAACAATCAAGAATGAAGATTTTCCAGAATTTCAGTGTCAGTGTGGGTCGCCTAAGTGTCGGGGAATTATTAGCGGCACACCTGTAAATTCTGTAACTCAGCGCCAAAAGAAGTTAAAGAATTTACAACTAAAAATAGAGGTTGCTCATTCTCTATATCTGACTTGA
- a CDS encoding D-alanine--D-alanine ligase produces MPQFGNQLMGEISMLQKLPVPSKKLFVWAFIPYRVTEQGMISEYYDNSAYRQELADVFAELGIAWKWQPITLENMHAIVEEVAASSKEYIPLVLNYCDGFEELDGYPGFSVVKLLEEKGIIFTGADANFCHLCDNKILMKRDLVNAGVATAPYEVIANINHMEGVCKRLGTPLIVKPATSYGSHGISLSSVVFSDEQVRVQVQRLLSGQHGMHFPPDSIFVERFINGSEFTVFIVGSAQKPEHIKVYPPMERVFHSSLPETEQFLAYDREKDEKESPLSPQEPLCHYQLVASELQERLCELSKRVYCAVGGNGYGRVDVRMDKVSQEMFVLEVNPNCAVSSFPISEEYDSREAENEKPYETSVGTILHFSGIPFAQVMSEIIAEAFARHSIKLRLVNKAA; encoded by the coding sequence ATGCCACAGTTTGGCAACCAATTAATGGGAGAAATATCGATGCTTCAGAAATTGCCTGTACCTAGCAAAAAGTTGTTTGTTTGGGCGTTTATTCCCTATCGCGTCACGGAACAAGGGATGATTAGCGAATACTACGACAATTCGGCTTATCGTCAGGAATTGGCAGATGTCTTTGCAGAGCTTGGTATAGCGTGGAAGTGGCAACCGATCACCTTGGAGAATATGCACGCAATTGTTGAGGAGGTGGCGGCTTCTAGTAAAGAGTACATTCCATTAGTCTTAAACTATTGCGATGGATTTGAAGAGCTTGATGGCTACCCAGGCTTTTCTGTTGTGAAACTCTTGGAAGAAAAAGGCATTATTTTTACAGGAGCAGATGCTAACTTTTGCCATCTGTGTGACAACAAAATTTTAATGAAGCGTGATTTGGTCAATGCAGGTGTGGCTACTGCTCCCTATGAAGTCATTGCTAACATCAACCACATGGAAGGAGTGTGTAAGCGACTTGGCACTCCTCTGATTGTGAAACCTGCAACCTCTTACGGGAGTCATGGAATTTCCTTAAGTTCAGTAGTTTTCAGCGATGAGCAGGTGAGAGTACAAGTTCAACGCTTGCTCTCTGGACAGCACGGGATGCATTTTCCGCCGGACAGCATCTTTGTGGAACGGTTTATCAATGGTTCTGAGTTTACAGTTTTCATTGTCGGTTCTGCTCAGAAACCAGAACACATCAAAGTCTATCCACCTATGGAACGAGTGTTTCACTCTAGCTTGCCTGAAACCGAACAATTTTTGGCTTACGACAGAGAAAAAGATGAAAAAGAAAGTCCCCTCTCACCTCAAGAACCACTCTGTCACTACCAACTGGTTGCTTCAGAATTGCAAGAAAGACTTTGCGAGTTAAGCAAGCGTGTCTACTGTGCTGTTGGTGGCAATGGATATGGACGAGTTGATGTGCGAATGGATAAAGTTTCCCAAGAAATGTTTGTTCTTGAGGTGAATCCTAACTGTGCTGTATCTTCTTTTCCTATTTCTGAAGAATATGACTCTAGGGAAGCTGAAAATGAAAAACCTTACGAAACCTCTGTTGGAACTATCCTGCATTTTTCTGGTATCCCGTTTGCTCAAGTGATGTCAGAAATCATTGCGGAGGCTTTTGCTAGGCATTCTATCAAGTTGCGCCTGGTCAACAAAGCAGCATGA